The DNA region CCGTCGACCAGGAAGACCAGGATCAGCGGCACGAACAGGGCCACGAACGGCGTCTGGCGGCCCGCCATCGACGACAGCGTGTGCAGGTCGATGCCGGTGACCGCGCTCAGGGTGATGATCGGCGCCCCCATCGCGCCGAACGCCACCGGTGCGGTGTTGGCCAGCAGCGACACGATGGCCGCCTTGAACGGCTTCATCCCCGCCGCGATCAGCATGGCCGCGGAGATGGCCACCGGCGCCCCGAATCCGGCCAACGACTCCAGCAGGGCCCCGAAGCAGAAGGCGATCAGGATGGCCAGGATGCGCTGGTCGTCGGAGATGGCCCGGATCCGGGCTCCCAGGACCTCGAACCAGCCGGTCACCACGGTGAGCTGGTAGACCCAGAGCGCGTTGATCAGGATCCACAGGATCGGGAACAGACCGTAGAACATGCCCTCCGTGGTGGCCGCCAGCGTCTGGCCCACCGGCATCTGCCAGACCAGGGTGGCGAGCAGCGCCGAGGACGCCAGTCCGGCCAGCGCCGCCTTCCACGCCTTGACGCGGAGGACGCCGAGGAGCACGAACAGCAGCACCAGGGGCAGGGCAGCGACCAGCGCTGACAGAGCGAGCGAACCCGCGACCGGGGACAGCAGCTGTTGGAACATCAGGCTCCTCGAGAACTCGACGCTGAGTAGAACGGAATGCGATCTGGTCTGATTTTTCAGCAAGTGGTCTGAATGAGCAAGAGATCTGGTTCGACGTATTGGCAACCTGGGTCACAACCGCGGGCCACCGGACCCGTCGACGCGAAGGGGTGCTCTCGTGGTGGCACGCGTGACAGTGCTGTCGGTGGTCGACGCAATCGCCGACGACCTCCGCAACGAGATCCTCCGCGGCGAGCTGGTGCCCGGGGACCCGTTGACCGAGGCCGAGGTCTCGGAGCGCTACGACGTGGCTCGCGCCACCGCCAAGGCGGCCATCGAGCGCCTGGTCGCGGAGTCCGTGCTGGAGCGACGGACCCACAAGACCGCGCGCGTGGTGAAGCTCGGTCCTGACGAGGTGCGGGACATCTACCGGGCCCGCGCCTACCTGGAGGCGGAGGTGCTACGCCAGCTCGCCGCCGCCCGTACGGTGCCGGACGACGCGGTCGCCGCCAACGCCGAGTTCGAGCGCCTCGGCGACGTGTCCAGCTTCGAGATCATCGGGCCGGACATGCACTTCCACACCGCGCTGGTTGACGCCCTGGGCAACACCCGGACCAGCCGGATGTATCGCACCCTGGTCAGCGAGGTGACGCTCTGTCTGGCCCAGGTGCACGGCCGCCAGCTGGTGAAGCCGACGCTGCTGCACGCCGAGCACGCCGAGATCCTGACCCGACTACGAGCGGGCGACGCGGACGGAGCCACCCTCTTGTTGGCCGAGCACCTGGGACGGGCGCGGGAGCGGCTGGCCGAGGCGCTCGGCGGCCAGGCCGGGCCGGAAGCCACCACCCCCTCCAGCCTGGGACTGGCCGACTGAGGCCTGCTCGCCGGAGAAGGGCTTCTAGGGAAGAATCAGCGCCGAAGTTCCCTCGCCCTCACACTGGCCGAGTCAGGACCTTACCGCTCCCCTGGCAGGACATCGCCATCCAGACAGCCCGCCGCAGCCCGGATCATCGGACCACCTACCTCCACGAGATCCGCAGGCATCGTGATCCAGCACGACCAAGCCAGCACCACAGCCACTTTCATGTTCGACAACTTCGGCGACAGTGGCGTTGCAGACCCTCGTCCGTTCGTGGGCGGCCGAATGTCTCGCCCAGATGTGCGTATTCCTCGCCGGCCAAGTGCTTCACGAAACCCAGTGAGGTCAATGCCCGCTGGTCCCATCGGGGCGCCGCCGCAGGTCCTGTCCCCGACAAACCGTCAAGGGCGACCAGCACCGCCGCTCGAGGGCTCGCGGCCGAAACCACAGGTCATGGCGTCAGCCCAGCCACCGGGCTTGACCCACCGCGCACTTCACCAGCGTGCCGCACCGACGAATGGTCCCTGATGTCATCGGCGATCCCGTCAGCGGTCTGCGACTTCGGCCAGAACGTCAGCAAGCTCGACAGGGCGGGTGATCATAGGCCAGTGACCAGAGTCGATATCGACCAACTCGACACGTGCGGAAGCAGCTAGTTCGGTCCCCACGATCCACTCCTGCGCCTCGGCAGGGGTGAACTCCAACCAACCGGCGGCTTGCCGATCATGTCGCGGACTTCAATTTGGTCTATAGCGAGCATGCCCGCCGCAACCTGTTGGGTGAAGGTCTGGCGCCGCGGCGCATCTTGCTGACCGGCTCCCCGATGCGGGAGGTGCTCGACTTCTACCGTCCCGACATCGACGCCTCGGACATCCTTGATCGACTGGATCTCAACGACCGCCGCTACTTCCTGGTCAGCGCGCACCGGGAGGAGAACGTGGATTCGCCTGCGCGATTGCTGCAACTCCTCCAATGTCTGGTGGCGGTGCGAGACGCCTTCGGATTGCCGTGCCTGGTGTCCACCCATCCACGGACGCGGAAGCGACTGGATGCCTTCGCCACAGACATCGGACTCGACAACATCATCTTCCACGAGCCGTTCGGCTTCCACGACTACAACAAGTTGCAACTCCACGCCGCTTGTGTGCTCTCGGATTCCGGCACCATCGCCGAGGAATCCACCATCCTCGGTTTTCCGGCCGTCACGCTGCGGGATTCCATCGAACGACCCGAGGCGCTCGACACCGGCGGAATCATGATGACCGGGCTGGATCCCGATAACGCACTGCTCGCCGTGCGGACGTGCATCTTGGAAGATCCCGAACAGAGGATGACGACTTTGCCCAGTTGCTACGACATCTCCAACACATCGGAGCGAGTCGTGAAATTCATGGTCTCGACGGCGATGCGGAGCAACACCTGGCACGGCATCCGCTCCACATGACCGACACCCCTTGGATCAGAAAGCGGCAGGAAACAGACGAGCGCATCTCGAAGATCCGGGTTCTTGTCACCTATCCGTTCTTGCCGCACTATCGGCTGGGCGTGTTTCGCGCCCTAGAGGACCTTGCCGACTTCGACTTCGAGTTTGCCGCCGACGAAGAATCGGTGGCAGGCATCCTCATCATTGACCACCACGAGTTGAAGAAGCGCGCCCACCTACGCAATGTTCGACTCGGACGAATCCTTTGGCAAATAGGGGCCGTATCCGAGGCGGCTCGTCGGCGACACGACGCCTATATCTATGTCGGCGACGCATCTATCACGAGCACCTGGATCGCAGCGGTGATCGCGAGAGTGAACAAACGACCGGTGTTGTTCTGGACGATCGGTTGGCACCGGCCGGAGACTGGTGCGAAGCGGGTCATCCGATTGACCTTCTATCGTCTCGCCGACAGGCTACTTCTCTACGGCCACATCGGCAGGCAGATCGGCCTCGGGTGCGGATATCCGGAGCGAAAGATGTCCGTCATCGGCAACAGCGTGACGAGTCTGTCCGGAGATGTGAACGAGACCAGCGGTATCGAGTCGATCAGTCAACTGCCGCGGGGCCGCGCCATGGTCGGCGCGGTGATCCGACTGACTCCCCAGAAACGACTCGACCTGCTCATACAAGCGGTCGCCGTCATCTCGAGATCTCACCGACCCGTCAGCGTGCTCCTGGTGGGCGACGGACCGGAGAAGGAGCGACTCCGTCGGCTGGCCACGACACTCGGTGTTGATCTGCATCTCATCGGCCCGCTGTACACGGACGAGGCCATTGCATCGGTCTACCGGCACATGTCCGTCACCGTCGTACCCGCGGCGATCGGCCTCACGGCAATTCAGAGCCTCAGCCACGGCGTCCCGGTGATCAGCGACGACGATCGCTATGCGCAGATGCCCGAATGGGAGGCAATAATCGAGGGGGTCACCGGCGGTACGTACCGATCTGGTGACGTGAGCTCGCTGGCGACGACCATCACGTCGTGGTTGGACAGGATGGAGTCGGAGGCGGCCGACGTGCGTTCTGACTGCCGACGCGAGGTCGACGCTCGCTGGACTCCGCAGGCTCAAGCAGGACGCATCGCCGCCGCTCTCCTCGAGCTTCTTCCGACAGGCGGGAGTCGATGACGGATCGAACAGCGGAGTCCGTCGGCGCTCCCCAGAGCCGTCAGACCTTGCTTTGCCTTGCGCTGGTTGTCACCGGATTGGGCAACCTGGTGATGCCGGCCACCGTGGATCAGTTCCTTCCGATCAACTACATCGCCCTGACGTCATTCATTCTCGCCTTGGCCATTATGGTGCACCTTCGACGTGTCGCAGAGCATGTCGTTCGCACGCCCAGCCTGGTCGTCTTTGTCGCATTGACAATTCCTGGGATGGTCGCCGCACCCCTCAACCAATATGGGACAACCAAGACGGTCGCCATCGCACTCGCCCTGATCATGATCCTCGCCGCATCGGCATTTCGGGATCCGCGTCGAAGTACGCTGATGACCATCGCCTTGATCTACGTGCTTGGCCTGCTTACCGCCGCAGCGCTCATGCTCTTCGGGCAGTACAACATTTATGGGCGCCTGAGCCTGTTCGAGTTGAATCCGATCGGAATCGGCCGAGTGTGCGCCTTGGTTCCGATCATCTCCGTGGGCTGGCTGCTGCTCGGTCGGACGAGGTCCCTCCTCAGGAGCGGGCTTCACGTGGCTGCGCTGCTGCTCGCACTCAGCGCGGCAGTCGCGACCGGTAGCCGAGGACCCTTGGTGGCCGCGATAGCCGGCGTCGGCGTGATCGCGCTCGTCGCGATGCGACACCGGGGATCCAGGGTGTGGGCCATCATCCTCGTCGGCGGCATCGTTGTGAGCGTCAGCTACGTGGTCGAGCACTTGCCCAGGTTTCCTGGGCTGCAACGACTCGAACTCGCTTCCGACTCCGGCAGAGTCGATCTCATTCAGCAATCACTCGCGGCCTTCATGACCCATCCGATGGGCGTCGGGTGGGGAAATCTCGGGCAGTATGTGGTGGGGTTCTCCCGGCCGGACAGATACACGTTCTACCCGCACAATATTCTCATCGAGATGGCCGTCGAAGGCGGCGTTCTAGCTATTTCGGGATTCTTGCTCCTCCTGATCACTGCCTTCATCCGAGTTCTCCGTTCGACCGCTCGCGCCATCGACCGGCGGCTGGCCGACTGCGAGGACGGCCCTGAGGATCTGATCGCACCCGCCCTTGTGCTCGCACTTCTCACGGCATCCGTCGTCAATGCTCAGTTCTCGAGCGACATCGTGGGAAATCGCCTCCTGTGGGTGATGATCGGCCTCGCCCTGGTTTCACCCGCGTTCGGCCAAGGGCACAGTTTTGAAGAGAAGGAGTTCAGGGGTGGGTTCCGTGCTCATCGCAGAAGAGCGCCACAGCGGCCATCTGCTGCAATACGTCCGCATCCTGGTCGAGCGCGCGCTCCATTACGGAGAGCACGTCCACGTGGCCCTCAGCGCGGCCACCCTGACGACACCTGAGTATCAGCTACATCTGTCCGAGCTCGCTTCAAGGATCTCGATCCATGTGCTGACTGCACCACTGACGCCGAGCCGACTGCTGAAGCTCGCCGACACCATCGGCGCCGACCATATTGTCGTGCCGCACGGCGACGAACTCGCGGTCAGGTTCGCGCGTGGGCCTCGTGTTGCGAAGGGCCGCGTCGTGACCCTCCTCATCATGCGCGATCCCCGGTGGGAGCTCCCGACGACACCATCTCGAACGATTCGAGGTCTGGCCAAGCTCTCATTCACGGCACTTTCGCGTCTCGGCAGTCGCGTCCGGATCGTCTGGCTACGTGAGCCGCTACACGTCGCCGCCAAGGGGGAATCTTTCGCGGTCGACCCGTTCATCAGCTATGCATCTGAGGAGCAGATCACAGCTGAGTCCGCCCTGCTTCGGGATACCTGGCCGACAGCGGCCCACTGGTTCGTGATCACCGGAGGAATCACGCCGTGGAAGAATCTCCCGCTGGTGTTGGAGGCATTCGCACGAATGGACGAGGAGAAGCGTGCGCGCTGCGGCTTGGCCGTTATCGGTCCAATACGACACGATTCAGGGGTGTCAAGCGGCAGTCTGCGCGAGAGCGCAGAGGCAATGGGGCTCACCTGCGTGGTGGATGACCGGCTGCTGACAAACGATGAGATCAACGTCGTGGTGGCGGCCGCCGATACCGTGATCATGGCCTATTCAACACATTCACCGAACTCGACCTTGGGCAAGGCGTATGTGTTGGGCACGTCGATCGTGGCGGCTGGCTCCCGGTCGATCCATCGCTTCGTACGCAACGTGGGCTTCGATCTGGTGAGCCCACTCGAGGTGAACGCTATTGCCGAGAATTTGACCTTGGCCATGGACCGGGCTGCGCCACCGCGCCATCCCGGAGCACTCTCAGCGATCGAGTTCGCGGATCAGCTTCTGGACCGAAGCTGTCGACGACGGTGAACCGTGGCCGACGCGGAGGGATCGCCAGTGGCTTCAGCGTCGTTCTTCTGTCCGGCGTGGGTTCGTCACTGCTCAGCAGTCTCGCGATCATTCTGGTCATTCGCGCACTTGCCCCCGAGGAATGGGGCCAAGCCGCGGTCCTGATGAGCGTCGGCCAGCTCCTTGGCGCAGTCTTGAGCTTCGGTACTCCCATTGAACGAATCCGTCGGTATGCCCGCACGGAGCCAGGCATCCTCCCCGAAGTGGCGACGCTGGACGCGCTGGTCAGGATCGGCACCGGCGCAGTCGTCCTCCTGATCGGGATAGCCACTGTGCCCTTCTCGGCGGACGCGAGCAGCGTGCTGCTGGCGGCGGCCGGTACGTATGTGAGCCTCGGGGCTCCCAATCATCTCGTGGGTGCCAGGCGGTTCCTGGCCGCGGGCACCGTCACGCTGGCTGAAAAGGGCATCCTGCTGGGCTCGGTCCTGGTGGCGATTGCCACTGGCCGGGTGATGGTGACCACGCTTCCGGCTCTGATCGGCATGGCCGGTCTTCTCGCCGGCGTACTGAGTCTGCTCTGGCTCAGGCCTCGTTGGCGATCGCTGCCGCTTCGACAGTCGCTGGCAGCGATGCCCAGGCAGTGGGCGCAATCCTTCGACCTGGGAGTTGCCAGCCTTGCCCCGTCGATGCTGCTTCTGGACGTGACGATCGTGCTGCTCGTCGCCGGCCAGGTCCAGGCGGGCATTTTCGGAGTGGCCACGAAACTGACGTCGCCACTGACCGTGGCGGCGTCCGCGATCGCATCGGTCCTGCTGCCGTACTATTCACGCGGAACCGTGCCGACGGCAAGAATCGGGCGAGCCTCCGTCGTGGGCACCATCGGGGCCATGAGTGCCGCTCTCCTGCTGATCGCGACGACCGCCACCTGGTGGGTCCCGGCAGTCTTCGGTGCGGCGTACGAGGCAGCGTCGACGCCTGTTTGTCTTTACGTGCTCAACGCCGGATTCGTTTTCGTGACGCGTGCCGCGGCTGCGACTCTTCAAGCCTGGAACGATGACAAGTTCGTTGCGAGAGCAATACT from Microlunatus phosphovorus NM-1 includes:
- a CDS encoding GntR family transcriptional regulator; translated protein: MVARVTVLSVVDAIADDLRNEILRGELVPGDPLTEAEVSERYDVARATAKAAIERLVAESVLERRTHKTARVVKLGPDEVRDIYRARAYLEAEVLRQLAAARTVPDDAVAANAEFERLGDVSSFEIIGPDMHFHTALVDALGNTRTSRMYRTLVSEVTLCLAQVHGRQLVKPTLLHAEHAEILTRLRAGDADGATLLLAEHLGRARERLAEALGGQAGPEATTPSSLGLAD
- a CDS encoding glycosyltransferase family 4 protein, producing the protein MTDTPWIRKRQETDERISKIRVLVTYPFLPHYRLGVFRALEDLADFDFEFAADEESVAGILIIDHHELKKRAHLRNVRLGRILWQIGAVSEAARRRHDAYIYVGDASITSTWIAAVIARVNKRPVLFWTIGWHRPETGAKRVIRLTFYRLADRLLLYGHIGRQIGLGCGYPERKMSVIGNSVTSLSGDVNETSGIESISQLPRGRAMVGAVIRLTPQKRLDLLIQAVAVISRSHRPVSVLLVGDGPEKERLRRLATTLGVDLHLIGPLYTDEAIASVYRHMSVTVVPAAIGLTAIQSLSHGVPVISDDDRYAQMPEWEAIIEGVTGGTYRSGDVSSLATTITSWLDRMESEAADVRSDCRREVDARWTPQAQAGRIAAALLELLPTGGSR
- a CDS encoding O-antigen ligase family protein, which gives rise to MTDRTAESVGAPQSRQTLLCLALVVTGLGNLVMPATVDQFLPINYIALTSFILALAIMVHLRRVAEHVVRTPSLVVFVALTIPGMVAAPLNQYGTTKTVAIALALIMILAASAFRDPRRSTLMTIALIYVLGLLTAAALMLFGQYNIYGRLSLFELNPIGIGRVCALVPIISVGWLLLGRTRSLLRSGLHVAALLLALSAAVATGSRGPLVAAIAGVGVIALVAMRHRGSRVWAIILVGGIVVSVSYVVEHLPRFPGLQRLELASDSGRVDLIQQSLAAFMTHPMGVGWGNLGQYVVGFSRPDRYTFYPHNILIEMAVEGGVLAISGFLLLLITAFIRVLRSTARAIDRRLADCEDGPEDLIAPALVLALLTASVVNAQFSSDIVGNRLLWVMIGLALVSPAFGQGHSFEEKEFRGGFRAHRRRAPQRPSAAIRPHPGRARAPLRRARPRGPQRGHPDDT
- a CDS encoding lipopolysaccharide biosynthesis protein, whose translation is MGSSLLSSLAIILVIRALAPEEWGQAAVLMSVGQLLGAVLSFGTPIERIRRYARTEPGILPEVATLDALVRIGTGAVVLLIGIATVPFSADASSVLLAAAGTYVSLGAPNHLVGARRFLAAGTVTLAEKGILLGSVLVAIATGRVMVTTLPALIGMAGLLAGVLSLLWLRPRWRSLPLRQSLAAMPRQWAQSFDLGVASLAPSMLLLDVTIVLLVAGQVQAGIFGVATKLTSPLTVAASAIASVLLPYYSRGTVPTARIGRASVVGTIGAMSAALLLIATTATWWVPAVFGAAYEAASTPVCLYVLNAGFVFVTRAAAATLQAWNDDKFVARAILVQCLTALVGIALGAHWAAATGAAMSLVSTNLFLSLVLLRRVLRVRSTHS